In Deinococcus sp. QL22, the following are encoded in one genomic region:
- a CDS encoding efflux RND transporter permease subunit: MSTHDPDGADLASRGTLPDGTPEPAINPIIRFSVRNYVFSIGIFVMLVLFGLVATLRLGVELLPNFEVPILAVSTAYPGANPDQVDREVSRRVEDAVSTIAGVIDINTTSVSNQSAVVITFADSVDIDSAANSVSQAVAAIRGILPDGTEAPVVQKFDPNATPILTLALLGGSARPSEVTTFAEDTLVPRLERVEGVADVGLSGGPQRQIQVLLDPARLQNYNLTPARITGAISASALDLPAGTVTQGGSTTQFSTRNTPTSVGDVSRIIVDPSTGLRVADVASIRDGAAASTSFARVNGQPAVLLDVRKASGTNSVAVTDNVRAAMQAQPLPAGYSLSLANDTTLETRGSIKDTFKEFLIAVGAVGVICLLFLGRLNAAFAVILAIPISISAAPLLFSLLGFTFNIISLLAIIVAIGIVVDDSIVVAENVQRYRDMGYDRVKSVLLGGSEVFSAVTAASFSLLAVLIPLSFMPGIIGQFFSQFALGIAAAIVLSWLESLLFLTVRMAYTEETKAVSWRDLPRVLARLPELFRRALLGIRSVGGWIGLLLAGAAAGAGLAQVLPVPVALGLSVLLAPVVLAVVRYILTVLYAVLEALTGTLHGITNRAVTGVARAYARSVEHVLDRSWIVMLVAALFLFSVPLAMRNVGFAFTPASDSGILTVDLELPVGTDLTTTNNLTRRIEENLLARPEVRLVQTSVGSGGALGGSNANSSSLTITLIPKAERENIEILSARYLKDLQPTVSTLPGAELRAAAAQGGPGGSSDIPLALTAPTQALLIQRNRDVVRLLSQDPNISTLKSSLSATRQERTFVPDPARLAGSGLSASDVAQALRTYNDGSTAGSLRDGDRSIDIVVRLDPALVQDEQSLLSQTVYSQALNANLPLSQLGAFQLSQAPATLSRLNKAYTATIDIDLIENGPNAFGYQQTIIDNVTKAGLLTGGVTLGNASAFGSAGLTGDLVFYGPIVLILAILLTYLVLGSQFNSFRYPIYLLLPVPIAIVGALWTLSLFRVNLDVITVLGMVILLGLSTKNSILYLEFVTERVRTMPLREALVEAAELRFRPILMTTLTVLVISIPLILGTGDGAEFRKGLGIVILGGVITSTLLTFFVVPTVFWTFERKRIKPPQPRVQQPKPDLGGGVLPAGD; encoded by the coding sequence ATGAGCACGCACGACCCCGACGGCGCAGATTTGGCCTCACGCGGCACCCTCCCCGACGGCACGCCCGAACCGGCCATCAATCCGATCATCCGTTTCAGCGTCCGAAATTACGTTTTTTCTATCGGCATTTTTGTGATGCTGGTGCTGTTCGGGCTGGTGGCGACCCTGCGCCTGGGCGTGGAACTCCTGCCCAATTTCGAGGTGCCGATTCTGGCGGTCAGTACGGCCTATCCGGGGGCCAACCCCGACCAGGTCGACCGTGAAGTCAGCCGCCGCGTGGAGGACGCCGTGAGTACCATCGCGGGCGTCATCGACATCAACACGACCAGCGTCAGCAACCAGTCGGCGGTTGTTATCACCTTTGCCGACAGTGTGGACATCGACAGCGCCGCCAACTCGGTGTCTCAGGCGGTGGCAGCCATTCGCGGCATCTTGCCCGACGGCACCGAAGCGCCTGTGGTGCAAAAATTCGACCCCAACGCTACGCCGATTCTGACGCTGGCCCTGCTGGGTGGCTCGGCCCGCCCCAGTGAGGTGACCACCTTTGCCGAAGATACGCTGGTGCCGCGCCTGGAGCGTGTAGAAGGCGTGGCCGACGTGGGCCTGTCGGGTGGCCCGCAACGCCAGATTCAGGTGCTGCTCGACCCGGCCCGCCTGCAAAACTACAACCTCACGCCCGCCCGGATTACGGGGGCCATCAGTGCCTCGGCCCTCGATTTGCCCGCTGGAACAGTTACTCAGGGCGGCAGCACCACCCAGTTTTCCACCCGCAATACCCCCACCAGCGTCGGTGACGTGAGCCGGATCATCGTCGATCCGTCTACGGGCCTGCGTGTGGCCGATGTCGCCAGTATCCGCGACGGGGCGGCCGCCAGCACCAGCTTTGCCCGTGTAAACGGTCAGCCCGCCGTGCTGCTCGACGTTCGCAAGGCCAGCGGCACCAACAGTGTGGCCGTGACCGACAACGTGCGGGCCGCCATGCAGGCCCAGCCACTCCCCGCTGGCTACAGCCTCAGCCTCGCCAACGACACCACCCTGGAAACGCGTGGCAGTATCAAGGACACCTTCAAGGAGTTCCTGATCGCTGTCGGCGCGGTGGGCGTCATCTGCCTGCTGTTCCTGGGCCGCCTCAACGCCGCGTTTGCGGTCATTCTGGCGATTCCTATTTCCATCAGCGCCGCGCCGCTGCTGTTCAGCTTGCTGGGCTTCACCTTCAATATCATTTCGCTGCTGGCCATTATTGTCGCCATCGGCATCGTCGTGGACGACTCCATCGTGGTGGCCGAGAACGTGCAGCGCTACCGCGACATGGGCTATGACCGCGTGAAATCGGTGTTGCTGGGCGGCTCGGAAGTGTTCAGCGCCGTGACGGCTGCCAGCTTTTCGCTGCTGGCCGTGCTGATTCCGCTCAGCTTTATGCCCGGCATCATCGGCCAGTTTTTTAGCCAGTTTGCATTGGGCATTGCCGCCGCCATCGTGCTCAGTTGGCTGGAAAGTCTGCTGTTTCTGACCGTGCGAATGGCCTACACCGAAGAAACCAAGGCCGTGTCCTGGCGCGACCTGCCGCGTGTGCTGGCCCGCCTGCCCGAACTGTTCCGCCGCGCCTTGCTGGGTATTCGCAGCGTGGGGGGCTGGATTGGTCTGCTGCTGGCGGGTGCGGCGGCGGGCGCGGGTCTGGCCCAGGTGCTTCCGGTTCCGGTGGCGCTGGGCCTGTCGGTGCTGCTGGCTCCGGTGGTACTGGCCGTCGTCCGCTACATCCTGACCGTGCTGTACGCCGTGCTGGAAGCCCTCACGGGCACGCTGCACGGCATCACCAACCGCGCCGTCACTGGGGTGGCCCGCGCCTATGCCCGCAGTGTGGAGCACGTGCTAGACCGTTCCTGGATCGTGATGCTGGTGGCCGCCCTGTTCCTGTTCAGTGTGCCGCTCGCCATGCGCAACGTGGGCTTTGCCTTCACGCCTGCCAGCGACAGCGGCATTCTGACCGTGGATCTGGAGTTGCCTGTCGGCACCGATCTGACCACCACCAACAACCTCACCCGCCGGATAGAAGAGAACCTGCTGGCCCGCCCCGAAGTGCGGCTGGTGCAGACCAGTGTGGGCAGCGGCGGGGCGCTGGGCGGCAGCAACGCCAATTCCTCCAGCCTCACGATTACCCTGATTCCCAAGGCCGAGCGCGAGAACATCGAAATTCTCAGCGCCCGCTACCTGAAAGACCTCCAGCCCACGGTCAGCACCCTCCCCGGAGCAGAACTGCGTGCGGCGGCTGCACAGGGCGGCCCCGGCGGAAGCTCCGATATTCCGCTGGCCCTGACTGCACCCACACAGGCCCTGCTGATTCAGCGCAACCGCGACGTCGTGCGCCTGCTGTCTCAGGATCCCAATATTTCGACCCTCAAAAGCAGCCTGAGCGCCACCCGGCAGGAGCGGACTTTCGTGCCCGATCCGGCGCGTCTGGCGGGCAGCGGCCTGAGTGCCAGCGACGTGGCACAGGCCCTGCGGACCTACAACGACGGCTCCACCGCTGGAAGCCTGCGCGACGGAGACCGTTCTATAGACATCGTGGTGCGCCTTGACCCCGCCCTCGTGCAGGATGAACAGAGCCTCCTGTCTCAGACGGTGTATTCGCAGGCGCTGAACGCCAATCTGCCGCTGTCTCAACTCGGCGCGTTCCAGTTGTCGCAGGCTCCGGCCACCCTCAGCCGCCTGAACAAGGCCTACACCGCCACCATCGACATCGACCTGATCGAGAACGGCCCAAACGCCTTCGGCTACCAGCAGACCATCATCGACAACGTGACGAAAGCGGGCCTGCTCACGGGCGGCGTCACGCTGGGCAACGCCAGTGCGTTCGGCAGCGCGGGCCTGACCGGAGACCTGGTGTTTTACGGCCCCATCGTCCTGATCCTGGCCATTTTGCTCACGTACCTCGTGCTGGGCAGCCAGTTCAACTCGTTCCGTTACCCCATCTATCTGCTGCTGCCTGTGCCCATCGCCATCGTGGGCGCACTCTGGACGCTCAGCCTGTTCCGGGTCAATCTGGACGTGATCACGGTGCTGGGCATGGTCATCTTGCTGGGCCTGTCTACCAAGAACTCCATCCTGTACCTGGAATTCGTGACCGAGCGCGTGCGTACCATGCCGCTGCGGGAAGCCCTGGTGGAAGCCGCCGAACTGCGTTTCCGCCCGATTCTGATGACCACGCTGACCGTGTTGGTGATCAGTATTCCCCTGATCTTGGGCACGGGCGACGGCGCAGAATTCCGCAAGGGCCTCGGCATCGTGATTCTGGGCGGCGTGATTACCTCCACCCTGCTCACCTTCTTTGTCGTGCCGACCGTCTTCTGGACATTCGAGCGCAAGCGGATCAAGCCGCCGCAACCCAGAGTGCAGCAGCCCAAGCCTGATCTGGGCGGAGGCGTGCTCCCTGCGGGCGACTGA